The following DNA comes from Pseudomonas triticicola.
CGTGATGAATGTGCCTGTAACAGCAAACAACAGGCTCAGAATCGAGAGACGAATTTTCACGCGGGCGAACTCTAAAAGGTTGGATATACCGTTAGTTTGTAACGGGTTATTTCTTAAAACCGGCGCATTTTAGGAGTATGGCTGAAGAACTGTCGATGGTTGTTTGTAAGACCTGAAAATCTCGTGAAAAGGCCTGTAAAAAGAGCGGTTTCCGGCGAACGGTTGAAGTTTTTTCTCAGGCACGAAAAACCCCGCACGAGGCGGGGTTCTGGTGCAGCGGAAAAATTCGATCAGACGTGCAGGGTTTCTGCGGCGTAGAGGGTATTTTCCAGCAGGCAGGCGCGGGTCATCGGGCCAACGCCGCCCGGTACCGGGGTGATCCAGCCGGCGCGGGGCAGGGCGGTTTCGTAGACGACGTCACCGACCAGTTTGCCGTCGTCCTGACGGTTGATGCCGACGTCGATCACGATCGCGCCTTCCTTGATCCACTCGCCTTTGACCAGGCCCGGTTTGCCGGCGGCAACGACTACCAGATCGGCACGACCGACGTGACCGGCCAGATCCTTGGTGAAGCGGTGAGTGACAGTGACGGTGCAGCCGGCCAGCAACAATTCCATGGCCATCGGGCGACCGACGATATTCGAGGCGCCCACAACTACCGCATCCATCCCGTAAAGATCAGCGCCAGTGCTTTCCAGCAAGGTCATGATGCCTTTCGGGGTGCAGGGGCGCAGCAGCGGGATGCGCTGGGCCAGGCGGCCGACGTTGTACGGGTGGAAGCCGTCGACGTCTTTATCCGGACGAATGCGTTCCAGCAGCTTGGACGCGTCGAGATGTTCAGGCAGAGGCAACTGCAGGAGAACGCCGTCGATGGCCGGATCGTCGTTGAGGCGATCGATCAGATCGGTCAGGGCGTCCTGAGTGGTGTCAGAGGGCAGGTCGTAGGCTTGAGAGAGGAAGCCAACCTCTTCACAGTCTTTACGCTTGTGCGAGACATAAACCTGAGAGGCAGGATCGCTGCCGACCAGGATCACCGCGAGGCCGGGGGTGCGCAGGCCTTGCTGGCGACGCTCGGCAACTCGTTGGGCGATCTGCTGGCGCAGGCTGGCGGCGATCGATTTGCCGTCGATTAGTTGTGCAGTCATTGCGCGTGATTAACCATCGAGAGGGGAAAAAATGAGAACGCATTCTCGCATGTCGAGCGGTGAGGGCAAAGGCGCTTGGTCAGCAAATTCCTCTAACTCCTTTAATTAAATGAATTTTTTTCAAAAAGGATTTGACGACCTTTGGAGCCCTCTATACTATTCGTCGCACTTGTCGGGCACAGCCTAGCACTGGTTAAGA
Coding sequences within:
- the folD gene encoding bifunctional methylenetetrahydrofolate dehydrogenase/methenyltetrahydrofolate cyclohydrolase FolD, which codes for MTAQLIDGKSIAASLRQQIAQRVAERRQQGLRTPGLAVILVGSDPASQVYVSHKRKDCEEVGFLSQAYDLPSDTTQDALTDLIDRLNDDPAIDGVLLQLPLPEHLDASKLLERIRPDKDVDGFHPYNVGRLAQRIPLLRPCTPKGIMTLLESTGADLYGMDAVVVGASNIVGRPMAMELLLAGCTVTVTHRFTKDLAGHVGRADLVVVAAGKPGLVKGEWIKEGAIVIDVGINRQDDGKLVGDVVYETALPRAGWITPVPGGVGPMTRACLLENTLYAAETLHV